A section of the Kluyveromyces lactis strain NRRL Y-1140 chromosome F complete sequence genome encodes:
- the TFB2 gene encoding TFIIH/NER complex subunit TFB2 (similar to uniprot|Q02939 Saccharomyces cerevisiae YPL122C TFB2 subunit of TFIIH and nucleotide excision repair factor 3 complexes), with the protein MSLNLFKTTVNDYLEGLPEQVQSRLYESPATCLAIYRLLSPMAKFFIMSMLFQDHDVSLRDLDKWVKPDAKYQLQYSIKSMKSLNLIIEGESKQPLLIRLNPIFKKSFKNVLTGGEINNSFGDVADDDTNPVSTATLDQYSAEKWETILHYMVGTPNTNTPGGKVLDLLQHSGLMEEAEYGELKITNQGFQFLLQDVNAQMWTLLLQYLKMAESLQMDPVDVLNFIFMLGALQLGKAYKCDQLSNTQRTMLQDMRDYGLIYQNQSDYAKFYPTRLATLLTSDTKAFRSASVALDSVLNKANETTAVEGDSGQDETTERTQDGALIIETNFKLYSYSNSPLQIAILSLFVHLKSRFANMVTGQLTRESVRNALLNGITAEQIIAYLETHAHPRMRRLAEENLSKKLELDPTVKETLQVLPPTVVDQIRLWQLELDRIISYDGYLYTDFESYQEYQTVADYAKDIGVLLWQNEKKKMFFVSTEGNSQVLDFHRRNFDK; encoded by the coding sequence ATGAGtctgaatcttttcaagacCACCGTTAATGACTACCTAGAAGGTCTTCCAGAGCAAGTCCAATCAAGATTATATGAGTCTCCAGCGACATGTTTGGCAATTTATAGATTGCTTTCTCCCATGGcaaaattcttcattatGTCGATGCTGTTTCAGGACCACGATGTCTCGCTTAGAGATTTAGATAAATGGGTCAAGCCAGATGCGAAATACCAGTTACAATACTCTATTAAATCGATGAAATCCTTGAATCTTATAATAGAAGGTGAGAGTAAACAACCTCTATTGATTCGTTTGAATCCaattttcaagaaatctttcaaaaatgtaTTAACTGGTGGTGAAATCAATAACTCTTTTGGTGATGTTGCGGATGATGATACCAATCCCGTATCTACAGCTACTTTGGACCAGTATAGTGCAGAAAAGTGGGAAACAATCTTGCATTACATGGTGGGAACACCGAATACAAACACTCCTGGTGGAAAGGTTCTAGACTTATTGCAGCATAGTGGTCTAATGGAAGAGGCAGAATATGGCGAACTCAAAATTACTAACCAAGGTTTCCAATTTCTCTTGCAAGATGTCAATGCACAGATGTGgactcttcttcttcaatatttgaagatggCAGAAAGTTTACAGATGGATCCCGTGGATGTTCtaaatttcattttcatgcTAGGTGCATTACAGCTAGGGAAGGCGTATAAGTGCGATCAACTAAGTAATACGCAGAGAACAATGTTACAGGATATGAGAGATTACGGATTAAtctatcaaaatcaatcGGATTATGCAAAGTTTTATCCTACCAGATTAGCCACGTTGTTGACGTCCGACACAAAAGCATTCAGAAGTGCCTCAGTCGCTCTAGACAGCGTGTTAAATAAAGCTAATGAAACAACAGCTGTAGAAGGAGACAGTGGACAAGATGAAACTACAGAGCGAACTCAAGACGGTGCCTTGATTATAGAGACTAACTTCAAACTATATTCATATTCTAACTCCCCATTGCAAATTGCTATTCTATCGCTATTTGTCCATCTAAAATCAAGATTTGCGAATATGGTGACTGGACAGCTTACGAGAGAATCTGTAAGAAATGCTTTATTGAATGGTATTACTGCAGAACAAATTATAGCATACCTTGAAACTCATGCTCACCCGAGAATGAGGCGATTGGCAGAAGAGAATTTGAGTAAAAAATTAGAGTTAGACCCCACCGTGAAGGAGACCCTTCAGGTTTTACCTCCAACCGTTGTTGACCAAATACGATTGTGGCAACTTGAGTTGGATAGAATCATAAGTTACGATGGATATCTATACACAGATTTCGAGTCCTACCAAGAATACCAAACTGTAGCAGATTATGCAAAGGATATTGGTGTACTACTCTGGCAAAacgagaagaagaagatgttcTTTGTGTCAACTGAAGGCAATTCACAGGTGCTAGACTTCCACAGaagaaattttgataaGTAG